In the Bicyclus anynana chromosome 6, ilBicAnyn1.1, whole genome shotgun sequence genome, one interval contains:
- the LOC112057214 gene encoding high mobility group protein DSP1 isoform X2 translates to MMSKKKRKIQQIAEPDNKQDEPEMQNSVQLMSGVKRQHYTNRNLPKRSMTASLWFFNAEKPKVEAEHPEHSFADVVKELNRRWAAADPETKLKYESIAEQDKERYDREMAAYKADPLALDKQQHEANTGEELVKKKKKSKKKQKRGHRMAEQDNKQFESEMQNCMQSKNIIMTDVKRRHYVDPNMPKRPLSASFWFCNDERPKLEAEHPERSLVDILREVSRRWAAADPETKLKYETLGAQDQERYDREMAAYKTDPLALDQKHEANTGEELVKVEVDE, encoded by the exons ATGATGtcaaagaagaaaagaaagatcCAACAAATTGCAGAGCCAGACAATAAGCAGGATGAGCCAGAAATGCAGAACTCTGTGCAGCTTATGAGTGGTGTAAAGAGACAGCATTACACCAACCGGAATTTGCCCAAGCGGTCGAT GACGGCGTCACTCTGGTTCTTCAATGCCGAGAAGCCAAAAGTGGAGGCTGAGCATCCCGAGCACAGCTTCGCCGACGTAGTCAAGGAGCTCAACCGGCGCTGGGCTGCCGCAGACCCAGAAACCAAACTTAAATATGAGTCCATTGCTGAGCAGGACAAAGAGAGATATGATAGg GAGATGGCAGCCTACAAGGCAGATCCACTTGCGCTTGACAAACAACAACATGAAGCAAACACAGGCGAAGAGCTTGTTAAG AAGAAAAAGAAGTCAAAGAAGAAACAGAAGAGGGGCCACAGAATGGCAGAGCAGGACAATAAGCAGTTCGAGTCAGAGATGCAGAACTGTATGCAGTCCAAAAATATCATTATGACTGATGTAAAAAGACGGCATTACGTTGATCCGAATATGCCCAAGCGGCCTCT ATCGGCGTCATTCTGGTTCTGCAATGACGAGAGGCCGAAATTGGAAGCTGAGCACCCCGAGCGCAGCTTGGTCGACATACTCAGGGAGGTCAGCAGACGCTGGGCTGCCGCAGACCCAGAAACCAAGCTCAAGTATGAGACCCTTGGTGCGCAGGATCAAGAGAGATATGATAGG GAGATGGCAGCCTACAAGACAGATCCACTTGCGCTTGACCAAAAACACGAAGCAAACACAGGCGAAGAGCTTGTTAAGGTTGAAGTAGATgaatag
- the LOC112057214 gene encoding high mobility group protein B1 isoform X1, with protein MMSKKKRKIQQIAEPDNKQDEPEMQNSVQLMSGVKRQHYTNRNLPKRSMTASLWFFNAEKPKVEAEHPEHSFADVVKELNRRWAAADPETKLKYESIAEQDKERYDREMAAYKADPLALDKQQHEANTGEELVKVEKKKKSKKKQKRGHRMAEQDNKQFESEMQNCMQSKNIIMTDVKRRHYVDPNMPKRPLSASFWFCNDERPKLEAEHPERSLVDILREVSRRWAAADPETKLKYETLGAQDQERYDREMAAYKTDPLALDQKHEANTGEELVKVEVDE; from the exons ATGATGtcaaagaagaaaagaaagatcCAACAAATTGCAGAGCCAGACAATAAGCAGGATGAGCCAGAAATGCAGAACTCTGTGCAGCTTATGAGTGGTGTAAAGAGACAGCATTACACCAACCGGAATTTGCCCAAGCGGTCGAT GACGGCGTCACTCTGGTTCTTCAATGCCGAGAAGCCAAAAGTGGAGGCTGAGCATCCCGAGCACAGCTTCGCCGACGTAGTCAAGGAGCTCAACCGGCGCTGGGCTGCCGCAGACCCAGAAACCAAACTTAAATATGAGTCCATTGCTGAGCAGGACAAAGAGAGATATGATAGg GAGATGGCAGCCTACAAGGCAGATCCACTTGCGCTTGACAAACAACAACATGAAGCAAACACAGGCGAAGAGCTTGTTAAGGTTGAG AAGAAAAAGAAGTCAAAGAAGAAACAGAAGAGGGGCCACAGAATGGCAGAGCAGGACAATAAGCAGTTCGAGTCAGAGATGCAGAACTGTATGCAGTCCAAAAATATCATTATGACTGATGTAAAAAGACGGCATTACGTTGATCCGAATATGCCCAAGCGGCCTCT ATCGGCGTCATTCTGGTTCTGCAATGACGAGAGGCCGAAATTGGAAGCTGAGCACCCCGAGCGCAGCTTGGTCGACATACTCAGGGAGGTCAGCAGACGCTGGGCTGCCGCAGACCCAGAAACCAAGCTCAAGTATGAGACCCTTGGTGCGCAGGATCAAGAGAGATATGATAGG GAGATGGCAGCCTACAAGACAGATCCACTTGCGCTTGACCAAAAACACGAAGCAAACACAGGCGAAGAGCTTGTTAAGGTTGAAGTAGATgaatag